GTCGTTTTCGTTTCACCTAGTGCATCAATAAAACTCCGTAATGCAGTATAAACAAATAGCGGTAGGATACCAATAGACAATCCGATCAAATAATGTTTCGCCACATGAGAAACATGATCCGTCAAATTCATCCCATTTAATATGGGGTGTATGATGAATATACCAAGAATAACGACTAGAATAGAAAGGAATATTGACAAATACACGCCTTGTAAGACCGAATAGGAAACACGGTTTCCCTCTTTTGCTCCAATTAATTGCGCTACAATCGGTGTTAATGCCATCAATATTCCAGTTAAGCCTGTAAAGACTGGAACCCATAGACTTGAACCGATAGCAACACCTGCAAGATCTGATGCTCCGGCTCGTCCACTCATTACGGTATCGAAGAAATTCATAGCTAAGAGACCAACTTGAGTGATAAGAATCGGTAATAAGATGATCATGAATTGTTTCATTTTTTCTGAAATTGAATTAGTTTTATACATGATATATACCTCTATTTCTACAAATACAATCGGTAACTAAGTGATTATATCATATATAAATCTGATTAATGTGTAAGCATTCTATTTCCTTTCTTAAGATAAGAAATTTATAATGATAAACAAGTTGAAAGGTGGAATGATTATATGAATACAAAACAAATCCGCTTAAAAGAGCGTCCTGTTGGTATGCCAACTTACGAAACATTCGATTGGACTAATAATGAGGTGAGTGAGCCATCAGAAGGTGAGGTATTACTTAAATCAATTTATATTTCGGTTGATCCTTACATGAGAGGTCGTATGAACGATCAGAAATCATATGTAGAGCCTTATCGTGTAGGTGAAGTCATATCGGGTGGGGTGATCGCTGAAGTAGTAAAGTCTAATAGTGCTGAGTATGTACCTGGTGATCTTGTAATAGGTAATCTCGGATGGCAAACCTATCAAATTGCTAATGAAGATCATTTACGAAAAATTGATCCTAAACAAGCTCCTATTTCAACTCATCTGGGCGTTATTGGGATGCCAGGTATGACCGCTTATTTTGGGTTGTTAGATATCGGTAAACCTGAGTCTGGTGAAACTGTAGTTGTCTCCGGTGCAGCTGGTGCTGTCGGAACCGTTGTTGGACAAATCGCAAAAATTGCTGGAGCAAGAGTAGTAGGAATTGCCGGTACAGATGAAAAAATTAAATATTTAAAAGAAGAACTTCACTTCGATGAAGTCATTAATTATAAATCAGATCAATATTTTGAAGCATTAAGAGAAGCGTGTCCAAAAGGCGTCGACGTTTATTATGATAATGTTGGTGGGGAAGTATCTGATGCCGTTTTACGTCTAATCAATAAAGGTGCTAGAATCCCAATTTGTGGACAAATCTCATTGTACAACCTAGAAAAACCGGACTATGGCATGAGAGTACAGCCCAACTTACTTGTAAATAGTGCATTAATGAAAGGATTTATCGTTTCAGATTACGGAGCTCATTTTGAAGAAGCGATAAAGGATCTATCCAATTGGTTACAAGAAGGTAAGCTCAAATATAAAGAAACGATTGTAGAAGGCTTTGAGAACATACCTGAAGCATTTATTGGATTGTTTAAAGGTGAAAATATTGGTAAATACATCGTAAAAGTCGCAGATCCAGAGCATAATTAAAAGACACAATGAAGCCGATTTAAAGGGATTCCCTATTAAATCGGCTTATTATCTTTAAGGTTTAAACCCTAATGATTGATTACGCACATTTCAATTTATTTATTATTTGATAGAATAGATGTAGTTCAATTCAAAAAGGAGACCCAATCATGGACATCAATACGATTCTCTACTTTATTTTTGCATCGATCCTTCTCACAATTACGCCAGGACCTGATTTTATGTTTGTCTTCGCGCAAAGTGTATCTCATGGTAAGAAAGCAGGTATTGCTACTGGATTAGGATTGTGCACAGGTTTAATCGGTCATACATTCGCAGCGGCGGTTGGAATATCTGCAATCATCTATCAATCAAGTCTAGCATTTACTTTAATAAAAATCGTAGGCGCAATTTATTTACTATATTTAGCCATTCAAGCATTTCGTGAAAATTCACAACCAGAAACAAAAGAGGTAAAGCAGTACAGTTTAAGTGCATTGTATCGGAAGGGTATTTTGATGAATATATTGAATCCTAAAGTATCGATATTTTTCTTAGCCTTTCTACCACAATTTGTGAGTATGAAGCAAGGTTCCATTCCAATGCAAATGACTATTCTCGGGGTTCTTTTCATTATTCAAGCATTACTCATTTTTGTTGTGTTATCAATATCAGCAGGTTCAGTCGGAGAGAGACTTTGGGGGAATCAAACTGTAGTTAAATGGATCAACCGAATGAAAGGTTCAGTATTTGCTTTTTTCTCAATACGGTTATTATTTGAACAAAAATAATACATCATAATTGTGATTGTCTCAGGATCAAATCTACATAATCCCTAAAAGGGAACAAAATTTAAGTTACCAATAGAATATTATGTCTACTATGCTTTATTCGCCTTAATCAACCAAATGTTGACTATAGTCCGCAATGTTTTCGAGCTTGTTATGACACATGTTGAGGCAAAATGTCTACAGGAGTGTGAATGATGGACAAATCAATTTCATATGAAGCCTATCAAGAAATGGCCGATTATTATGCAAGATACATAGATCATAAACCATTTAATGCTTATTATGAACGCCCAGGAACTTTATCGTTACTGCCGGATGTTGAGAACAAGAAAGTGCTTGATGCTGGTTGTGGTGCAGGATATTATACTGAGTGGTTAATCTCGAATGGTGCTCAAGTGACAGCTGTGGATTTTAGCGAAAATATGGTACAAAGAACAAAGGCACGCGTAGGAAACAAAGCGGATGTAATTCATGCTGATTTAAATGAACCATTAAGCGCTATAAAATCTAAATCAAAGGATTTAATCGTTTCAGCATTGACGTTACATTATTTAAAAGATTGGGAACAACCTATAAAAGAATTCAACCGGATTCTAAAAAATAAAGGACGATTTGTGTTTTCTGTGCATCATCCCTTTATGGATTTTACGATGTTCAATCGAGAAAATTATTTCGCAACGGAACTATTAACAGATGAATGGGAAACGAATAATGGTAAAGTAGAGGTTCAATTTTACAGGCGACCTTTAAGCGAAGTATTTAAGCCTTTATACTTAAATGGATTTGTAATCGAGAAAGTTTTAGAACCATTGCCTACTGAGGCTTTCAGGAAAGCAGTGCCTGAGCAATACGAACGCTTAAAGAAACGGCCACAATTTCTATTTGTGCGTGCTCAAAAGACAACCAACATGTAAACAATTAGTTAAGAAAAGCGGATATCTATCTACGCTTTTCTTAACCATTGTCTTCACCTTCCTCAGCAACAAGTAACTTAATATGTGTTTGCTTAAAGAGATCTTCATACTCTTTACCGGGGTTCTTATTCGTTATTACAGTATCCACTTCAGGTAAATTAAGACTTTTAACTAAGCTTTTCTTTCCGAATGCCTCATCATCTGCAAGAACAATCACTTGTGCGCCTCTTTGGCTCATCGTTTTATGAACCATAGCGGACTCTTCGTTCGAATATGAAATCCCTTCGTTCGTGATACCTTCTGCTCCTATAAACACTTTATCAACAAAATACTGTCTTAAATGCTCATGTATAGCTGACCCAATGAGGCAGTGATTACTTTTGTCTAAAATACCTCCTAGAACACTAATCTGTATGCCTTCATGTTTAGAAAGAATAGACGCATGAGTTAAGGAGTTTGTAATTGCCTTTAATTGAAGTGAAGATATTACTTCACATAGATACCTGACTGTTATAGACTCATCTAACAGTATATAGTCATTATCTCTAATAAGGGTTTGTGCACTATTCGCTATTGCTCGCATACTTCTTGAAGGTAGTTCATGCTCTTGCTCCCTTTTACTACTAGTAACTGGGGATGACTCAAGCAGCTTAGCTCCTCCTCGCGTTCTAAGTACATCCCCTTGTTCTTCAAGCTTGACTAAATCTCTTCTAGCTGTATCTCTGGATACCTCGTATAACGCCATCAATTGTGTGACAGAAATCCTTTTGTGCTTATGTAAATATTCTTTTACTTGCAATAACCGCTCATCTTGGAACATATAAACACCACATTTACCGTTTTAATACATTGTAAGGCATATAAGTGAAAATAAGCAACTACATTATGCCTTAAGATTACTTATTAGTCGCAGTGTAATAAATACTTACTATGACTTATGATGAATTACCGAGTGTGAGTGAACTATTTGTCTCGTTGAATATGAATGATCACTAAGTGTCATCAATTTATTGTAGGATAAAGCTAAGAACTTTTGTTGTAGTAAAAATAAAGGAGTGTGCAAAATGGTTCTCGAATATTAAGTCTTACAAAAGATTTATACTAGACTGGAGGAAGGATATGAAATTTCAAAGAGTGACAAGTGCGGTAAAGTTTTATGAATTAGTATATCCTTACTTAATGATGGATGAAGCATTACATAATCTTCCTTTAGGATTTTTAAAGAGGTGTGCCGAGAAAGAGAAACACCAACAATTTATTAATCAACTAAATTATTTCTCATTAGTAACAAAGCAAGACTCAGAGATTGTTTTAATTTCATTGATGACTCCATCACATAGTATTGGAATATATGGGGATGTTTCCTCAGAAAATATTGAATCAGCGGTACAAATTACGATTGAAAACATTTTGGAAGAGGAGATCGTTGTTCCAGGAGTAATCGGCCAGAATGACCTAGCTTATTTGTTTGCGAAAGAATGGATGAAAAAGACTGGCCAGTCCTTCGAAGTTGCAATGAATCAATGTATATATAAATTATCGAAAGTAAATGAACTTATTATGAGCTCAGGAACTATGCGGTTTGCAACAATGGGTGATTTAGATTTAATTTCAAGTTGGATCCATCGGTTTTCATATGCGACTGAGGCACCTTTTACAATGGAGCAGGCTAAACAAAAAGCAGAAGATTTCATCAAAGAGGACAGTGTTGTTTTATGGATAGATGACCACCCGGTTTCAATGGCTAGAAAAGCACGAAGTACCAACAATGGCATATGTGTAAACCTCGTTTATACTCCACCAGACCATACGAGGAAAGGATATGCGACGAGCTGTGTGGCTGAGTTGAGCAAACATCTATTAAAAGAGGGTTACAAATTTTGCACTTTATATACTGACCTATCCAATGTTTCCTCAAACAGTATTTATAAGAAAATTGGTTATCGTCCAATCGGAAATTCTATCGTATACCACTTCAATTAAAAATTAATTGCAATTAGAAAACAGGGGATGGATGAGTTAAGTAAACAGATTAATTAACAAATTGTTTTTATTCTTATATAATGTAAGTAACTATTTAATTGGAGGAATTGTCATGAAACAAATAACAAGTGAAAAAGAATTCTATGAAGTCATAAATGAAGCAAACCAAACGGTTGTTAAATTTGAGACAAATTGGTGTCCAGATTGTAAAAGACTAGATATGTTCATAGAAGATATCATTGAGGAAAACAAAAATAAAGAATGGTATTAAATCGATAAGGACCAATTTCCACAACTTGCTGAAAAATATGAAGTAATGGGAATTCCTAGTTTGCTTGTATACGAAAAAGGTGATAAAAAAGGCCATTTGCACAGTGCAAATGCAAAGACACCTGAATCAGTTAGATCGTTTTTAGAAAATCAATAACAAGATGAAGAAGTGGGTCGATTTGGCTCACTTCTTATTTATTAGGTATTGAACAACAAAATTTAAGCTTCTAGATATTAAACTTAAATGAATTAAATCCTAGACAAATTTTCTCAAATCTACTACTAAAGTTGGGCGTATGTCCGTTACATAAAACACATAGTGAAATATCCTAATAAAAGATGGTGAATGATTTTAAGATATCTACTTTCCATTAAAGGAGGAGGGACTTATATGGAAAAGAAACCCAGAAAGACGAATGTTAAGAAATCAATCAAACCTAATACAGCTGAGAATGAAGAAAAGGTAATCAATCCATGGGATGCGATGTGGGGGATCGGAATAGACCGGTCAGATGAAGTAGAAGTGGAACATACAGAAGAAGACCGTCCTGGAGAAGAAAAAGATAATGATAATGAAAATGAAGATAAAGAGAGAAATTTTTGGTTTAATTGGTAACAAAAATAAGCGACTGTTGAGAATTTGTTTATTCTCGTCAGTCGCTCATTTATTAAAATAGGATATGTGCCATCAATACAATGACAGGTAGTGTAATTAATGTTCTCTCAATAAAGATCAGCACTAAGTCTTTGAAATTAACAGGTATTTTCGAACCAAGTAATAACCCACCAACCTCAGACATGTAGATTAACTGTGTTACTGAAAGACTAGCGATAATAAATCTGGTCATTTCACTTTCTATGATTTCAACACCTATAAGTGCTGGTAAGAACATGTCAGCAAACCCAACAACCATCGTTTGTGCGGCTTCAGCTGCCTCTGGTACTTGCATGATTTGAAGCAATGGAACAAATGGTGCACCTAACCATTCAAACACTGGTGTATTCTCTGCAATAATCAATGCGATAGTACCAATCGCCATTACAATCGGAATGACAGCCATCCACATTTCAATGACATTTTTGAATCCACCTTTTATAACTGCATCAAAGCTATTTGTCTTCTTCGCAGTCAGTGCAGCTGATTTAAGTCCCCAGGAGAACATTGACATCCCCTCAGGAATTTCTTCATTTTTTTGTATATCAGAATCGTTAATATACGTTTTCTTTTTGTTTGATAATGGTGGAATTCGCGGCATAATAAGAGCTGCAACTAAGCCAGCAACAACAATTGTCAAATAGTACTGAACAAAATATGCATCTAATTCCATATGTTTCAAGACAACAATACTAAATGTAATTGAAACGACGGAAAATGTAGTTCCAATCACAGCAGCTTCACGTTTTGAGTAATTGCCTTGTTCATATTGTTTACTCGTCAGTAATACACCGATCGTACCATCCCCAAGCCATGATGCAAGGCAGTCAATTGAGGATCGTCCTGGTAAGGTGAATAAAGGTCTCATTATTTTGGTTAACAATGTTCCAAATAACTCTAATAGACCAAAATTAAGTAACAATGGAAGAAATAATCCAGCAAAGAGAAATACCGAAAACAAGACTGGGATTAGATCTTGGAGAAGAAGTCCGCCCGTTCCTCCAGACCAAACGTACTCTGGACCAATTTCATATAATGTCATAATTGCGAAGATCATACCTAAGATTCTAGCAATCACCCAAATTGGTTGTACATTGAATAAAGAATTCAAAAATGGTTTGTCTTTGATCATTGCTGGTTTCATAATCGAACCAATTAAAGTGAAAATGACCGTAAGGGATATAATCACAGTCATGATCAATGGAATCTTACCATCCAATAGTTGTTGTACCCAATCGGCAAGAATTGCGACCGGAATTGTAACTTCTCCATCAACATTAATTGGAATCATAAATAAGAAAATACCGATTAAAGATGGAATAAGGAATTTAAGATAGTCTAATGGTGTTATGTTTGAGTGTTTATACTCTTTGTCCATCCGGTTGCTCACCTCTACATTGTATTTGTTTATCTTTAAACTAGTTTGTTTACTTGTGCAACGAAAATGTTTCAACATGAATATTCATGTGAAATGCATAATCATTACCATCAATTAAACAAAAATAGAGATGAACGAAGTGCATCTCTAAAAACGAAACAGCATAATTATAACATACTTAAATATTCTAAAAAAGATGAAATTTCGATCATAAACGGGATGAATTCC
This Pseudalkalibacillus berkeleyi DNA region includes the following protein-coding sequences:
- a CDS encoding YjiH family protein codes for the protein MDKEYKHSNITPLDYLKFLIPSLIGIFLFMIPINVDGEVTIPVAILADWVQQLLDGKIPLIMTVIISLTVIFTLIGSIMKPAMIKDKPFLNSLFNVQPIWVIARILGMIFAIMTLYEIGPEYVWSGGTGGLLLQDLIPVLFSVFLFAGLFLPLLLNFGLLELFGTLLTKIMRPLFTLPGRSSIDCLASWLGDGTIGVLLTSKQYEQGNYSKREAAVIGTTFSVVSITFSIVVLKHMELDAYFVQYYLTIVVAGLVAALIMPRIPPLSNKKKTYINDSDIQKNEEIPEGMSMFSWGLKSAALTAKKTNSFDAVIKGGFKNVIEMWMAVIPIVMAIGTIALIIAENTPVFEWLGAPFVPLLQIMQVPEAAEAAQTMVVGFADMFLPALIGVEIIESEMTRFIIASLSVTQLIYMSEVGGLLLGSKIPVNFKDLVLIFIERTLITLPVIVLMAHILF
- a CDS encoding GNAT family N-acetyltransferase, producing the protein MKFQRVTSAVKFYELVYPYLMMDEALHNLPLGFLKRCAEKEKHQQFINQLNYFSLVTKQDSEIVLISLMTPSHSIGIYGDVSSENIESAVQITIENILEEEIVVPGVIGQNDLAYLFAKEWMKKTGQSFEVAMNQCIYKLSKVNELIMSSGTMRFATMGDLDLISSWIHRFSYATEAPFTMEQAKQKAEDFIKEDSVVLWIDDHPVSMARKARSTNNGICVNLVYTPPDHTRKGYATSCVAELSKHLLKEGYKFCTLYTDLSNVSSNSIYKKIGYRPIGNSIVYHFN
- a CDS encoding DeoR/GlpR family DNA-binding transcription regulator, which produces MFQDERLLQVKEYLHKHKRISVTQLMALYEVSRDTARRDLVKLEEQGDVLRTRGGAKLLESSPVTSSKREQEHELPSRSMRAIANSAQTLIRDNDYILLDESITVRYLCEVISSLQLKAITNSLTHASILSKHEGIQISVLGGILDKSNHCLIGSAIHEHLRQYFVDKVFIGAEGITNEGISYSNEESAMVHKTMSQRGAQVIVLADDEAFGKKSLVKSLNLPEVDTVITNKNPGKEYEDLFKQTHIKLLVAEEGEDNG
- a CDS encoding LysE family translocator, yielding MDINTILYFIFASILLTITPGPDFMFVFAQSVSHGKKAGIATGLGLCTGLIGHTFAAAVGISAIIYQSSLAFTLIKIVGAIYLLYLAIQAFRENSQPETKEVKQYSLSALYRKGILMNILNPKVSIFFLAFLPQFVSMKQGSIPMQMTILGVLFIIQALLIFVVLSISAGSVGERLWGNQTVVKWINRMKGSVFAFFSIRLLFEQK
- a CDS encoding NADP-dependent oxidoreductase translates to MNTKQIRLKERPVGMPTYETFDWTNNEVSEPSEGEVLLKSIYISVDPYMRGRMNDQKSYVEPYRVGEVISGGVIAEVVKSNSAEYVPGDLVIGNLGWQTYQIANEDHLRKIDPKQAPISTHLGVIGMPGMTAYFGLLDIGKPESGETVVVSGAAGAVGTVVGQIAKIAGARVVGIAGTDEKIKYLKEELHFDEVINYKSDQYFEALREACPKGVDVYYDNVGGEVSDAVLRLINKGARIPICGQISLYNLEKPDYGMRVQPNLLVNSALMKGFIVSDYGAHFEEAIKDLSNWLQEGKLKYKETIVEGFENIPEAFIGLFKGENIGKYIVKVADPEHN
- a CDS encoding class I SAM-dependent methyltransferase; this translates as MDKSISYEAYQEMADYYARYIDHKPFNAYYERPGTLSLLPDVENKKVLDAGCGAGYYTEWLISNGAQVTAVDFSENMVQRTKARVGNKADVIHADLNEPLSAIKSKSKDLIVSALTLHYLKDWEQPIKEFNRILKNKGRFVFSVHHPFMDFTMFNRENYFATELLTDEWETNNGKVEVQFYRRPLSEVFKPLYLNGFVIEKVLEPLPTEAFRKAVPEQYERLKKRPQFLFVRAQKTTNM